GATTAGGAAtgtcaaaactataattaaaattttaatcagGAAGACAGTTGTTCTTTAAACGGAGTGCCATATCTTAGGAGTTGTATTTAAAAGTTTATAATTGAAAAAGATGAGGCTTTTGCCACTCTGTTTAGTGATATGTGGTGGCATTGTGCCATTGCTTATCTGGCGTTCTTACATTGGCTAAAGAAGGCTAAAATTCTGTCTGGTGGCTCACGTGGCATAATAAGAATGGTGAAAAATTCCGGCGGATAGTTAAAGTCGTTACGAGACTTAAGCCTCAGGCTATACATGACGGTGACAGGTCGATGCAACACCGTCTCACGCATTATCTCTGTTTGATCGATCCGAAActttatttggttatttagaaagaaaaacaactttcttaaagtcttttttttatatagtttttgtcCGGTAGCTAGGGATTTGTCCCCCGTATCTCCACCGTCTCGCTCACCTCGTTTCCCGCCTCCTCTCGTCTCCGCCTCTTGCTCGTACACCTGCACGGAGGACACCCCGCGATTGCACCAGATCCCACTTCGATTGACGACGGCGACCGCCTCGCTCTACGAGATTCTGGAGGTTCCTCTCGGCGCGACGAGCCAGGACATCAAATCGGCGTACCGGAGACTGGCCAGGATCTGCCATCCAGACGTGGCGGGAACCGATCGGACGACGTCGGCTGATGAGTTCATGAAGATCCACGCGGCTTACTGTACGCTTTCTGATCCCGAGAAACGATCTGTCTACGA
The window above is part of the Brassica napus cultivar Da-Ae chromosome C3, Da-Ae, whole genome shotgun sequence genome. Proteins encoded here:
- the LOC106360140 gene encoding chaperone protein dnaJ 11, chloroplastic-like is translated as RNFIWLFRKKNNFLKVFFLYSFCPVARDLSPVSPPSRSPRFPPPLVSASCSYTCTEDTPRLHQIPLRLTTATASLYEILEVPLGATSQDIKSAYRRLARICHPDVAGTDRTTSADEFMKIHAAYCTLSDPEKRSVYDRRMLRRNRPLTVGNSGMGSYVGRNWETDQCW